From Nitrosopumilus sp.:
CAAAACAAGTGGAATTAGGGATGTAGCATAAAGAGGAATTGTTCCTAGTATCCACCAGCTTGCCATCCACAAGGCAATTCCAAGAACAAATTTAGGCTCATCAGATAAGCCTTCAATAGGAGATAAAATGACTAGTAAAAACAAAGTAGGGCCTAATACTAATCCTAAAAAAGTTTTTTTGACTTTGAACATAATTTAATTTTTTCATAATCTTAAATTAAATTCTACTAAAACCATTCAAGACTAATTCATAAAACCAGAATTATAAAATTCTGACTAGATAAAATAGAAATTATTGCATTATATCAAATCTAAATATTTCTACACTGAATTTTTGTCTCAGTCAAAAAGAATTTTGTTCCACGTGGGTCTTTTATTATACCGCTAAACTATAACCCCAGTACAACATGTGTGGGATATAGTTAATGATGATGATACTGGACCCACGTGGAACCGAATTATTCAAAATATCTTAAAACCATAATTTAACATGAAAAATATTGACTTTTTCTTTTTTAATTGCTGGCTTTTTGGTTCGAAGATTGCAGGTTCAACTAATAAGAACTCCAATACTATTTTGGAGATGGAAATGGACGAAAATATAGGACAAATAGTAATGATTGTTTTGATTGTGTCCGCAGTTGGAATTTTTGTCGGTTCTAGAATTTGGATGCTTTTTAGAAAATAACTAAAAAATAAAATAACTCTTAAATTATTCCAAAGCCACGATTTAGTAAAAATATTGCTGCAATTAGTATAATTATGCTAAATGTGGCAATTAGTTTTCTAGGGGAAATTTTTGAGGTTAATTTTACTCCTAAAAATACGCCAGGAATAGAACCAATTAACAAAAACAATACCAAAAGAAAGGGAACATTTCCCATGTTATAGTGCAATATTGTACCTACTGCAGATATTGCAACACCAAAAAGAACAGATGTTCCAGCGACATGCTTTGGAGGGCAATGGCATTTTTTTATAAGCAGTGGTAAAGTCATAGCCCCTGCTCCCGTTGCAGTAATCTGCGTGATGAAACTGATTATACTTGAAGCTCCAAGAAAGGTTGTTTTTTCACCTCTTGTGAATTTACGGGTGGTGGGATGTTCTGAGATGACATTGAGATTGTTCTTTTTTAAAACATTATTTTTGATCATGTACAAACTAATTCCTATGAGAATAGTTCCCAACAATAATAAAATTACAGTATCTAAAATATCAGAACCATAATTTTCTTTTATTCCAGTCCAAACCCAACTTGCAAAAAGCATTACAGGTACAACTGGAATGAGTAAGAAAACTAATGCTTTCCAGTTGATGTTTCGTTCTTTTCCATGTAAAATTGAAGCAAAAAGTTTTGTTCCAAAAATAAAAGCCAAATCAGCACCAATAACTATCTGTGGCGGTATACCAATTAGTACAAGTGATGGAAGTAATAATGGTGCTCCGCCTAGACCTGAAAGAC
This genomic window contains:
- a CDS encoding sulfite exporter TauE/SafE family protein, with amino-acid sequence MVFTLLDTVSLVSTSVLSNPDELVSDPTFAIGLILIGLMVGIAIGLSGLGGAPLLLPSLVLIGIPPQIVIGADLAFIFGTKLFASILHGKERNINWKALVFLLIPVVPVMLFASWVWTGIKENYGSDILDTVILLLLGTILIGISLYMIKNNVLKKNNLNVISEHPTTRKFTRGEKTTFLGASSIISFITQITATGAGAMTLPLLIKKCHCPPKHVAGTSVLFGVAISAVGTILHYNMGNVPFLLVLFLLIGSIPGVFLGVKLTSKISPRKLIATFSIIILIAAIFLLNRGFGII